Below is a window of Desulfosoma sp. DNA.
GATCCTGAAATCGAGCCCCCCATTCGGTCAGCTTGTCGAAAAAGGACGGATTGGCCAGCATGCCACGCAGAATGAGTTTTTTGACAGGGGAAAGCCCCATGTAGCCCGCAAGAATGGCCCGCGCTTTCAGAAAAATATCCAACACCTTGACACCACTGGGACAATTGGCCGCACACGACCCGCAAAGCAAGCAGCGGTGAAGACGCTCGGAAACTCCCTTGGGATCACGAAACATTTCCTTGGAAAGACCTTCCAAGAGCGCCAGTTTTCCGCGCGCCACATCGGCTTCTCGGCCCGTTTCCGCATAAAGAGGGCAGACGGCCTGGCACATGCCGCAGCGCATGCACACCACCATCTGGTCTTCCAATTCCCGTACAAGCCGGGCCAGATCTTTCATGCCGGCCATCTTACGCCTCCCCGATCACCTTGCCGGGATTCAAAATGTTTTTGGGATCCAGAGCCCTCTTGATACGGCGGGAGTACTCCAGCGTCGCTCGCGTAGTTTCCTTTTCCATAAAAGGCGCTTTGGCCAACCCGATACCGTGTTCCCCGGACAACGTGCCACCTAGAGCCAAGGCTCGGTCAAAAATTTCTTCCACAGCCTTTTCCACGCGGTGCCATTCTTCGGAGTTGCGCCGATCCGTGAGAATGGTGGGATGCAAGTTTCCGTCCCCGGCATGCCCAAAGGTGCCTATGGTTAAATGGTACTTGGCGGCGATCTCCTGCACGGCCTGCACCATCTCGGGAATGCGGCTTCGAGGCACCGTGGCGTCTTCCAAAACCACCGTGGGTTTGAGCTTGGCCAGAGCCGATAAAGCCGCTCGACGGGCTTCCCAGACCTTGTCACGTTCCTGAGCCGTTTCCGCCACGCGAAGTCTTTGAGCTCCCAGCTTTCGACAAATGGCTTCCACCTTGGCGGCGTCTTCTTCCACCTGAGCTGGATGGCCATCCACTTCTATGAGAAGCAAAGCGGCGGCTTCCGTGGGAAGGCCGGCTCGAGAAAAGGATTCTACGGCGCGAATGGTGAAATTGTCGAGAAATTCGAGAGTTGCCGGAACAATCTTTTCGGCGATGATGGCTGCCACTGTTTGGGATGCGCCAAGCACGTGATCGAAGACGGCCATCATGGATTTTCGGTGCTGAGGCTGAGGGATGAGCTTAAGAATGATCTTGTAGATGACCCCTAACGTGCCTTCGGAACCCACAAGAAGGGAAGCCAGGTTATAGCCGGTGACACATTTGACGGTGCGAGAACCCGTTTTCACCACATCGCCGTTTACGTCAAAAAATTCCAAGCCCATGACATAGTCTCGCGTCACCCCGTATTTTAGGCCCCGCAGCCCGCCGGCATTTTCCGCCACGTTCCCTCCCAAAGTGGACACCGCCTGGCTTCCAGGATCAGGAGGGTAAAAAAGGCCGCGGGCTTCCACAGCCGCAGCGAACTTGGCCGTAATAACCCCGGGTTCCACCACGGCGTATAAATCTTCCACGTTGATTTCCAAAATACGGTTCAAGGCATTGGTCAAGACAACCACACCATGGGCTTTGGGAATGGTCCCCCCGCTCAGATTGGTTCCAGCTCCACGAACCGTTATGGGAACAGCATTCTCGTTACAGAGTCCAACAACGCGTCCTAAAGCTTCCGGTGTTGAGGGCCTCACCACCGCAGCCGGCATCACAGGATCCAACACTGCCGCATCATAGGCGTACACCGCCCGATCGGCTTCGTCCGTGAACACGTTGTCCTTGCCCACCACTTCTTCAAGAGCCTTCAGGAAATGGGTCGCCGTCATGGGTTCCTCCATGGATACGCTCGCCCCGGCCGGGAGCGAACCTGTGAAAACAACGTGAAGCCTCCGCTACCCAGGTCCTGGAACGGGGAGGGATGGCAAATGGTATAGCCACATGACATAGAGACCAGAAAGGTGGCGGTGGCGGCCTTGTCGCCCTGGAGCCTAGCAGTGTCCTTTGAGGTTTGCAAGACTTTTGTGAAAATTTTTCTTGACACTCCAGGGAGCCTGTGCAAAGTGTGTGGTCAAGCCATCAGCCGGATTGGCACCCTTGGTAGGTGATGCGTGTCAGCGTGGGCTCCGGTTCTTGCTCTGGGGATATGAAAGAAAAATCTTCAAAACCCTTTCTTTCTTCCCCGCCGCTCTTGCTCGCACTCCCGCCGCGCTCAGCGGACGCGTCGACCGTGAAAAAAAAACGTGAAAGGGGGGTGGGAGTCTCAATCAGCGGCTCTGGGTTTGGAATCTGTGTCAAGGTCTGGAACAGAAGGTGAACCGTCCAAAGAGGTAACAGCTGTCCACGAAGTCAATTCCTGCAGCGGAATGGAGCAAAGGAGAAAGGGCAATGAAGCGCTGGGCAAGTGTGACAATGGTGTGTGTCTTGGCGGTTTTTTTGGCACTGGGAACGGCTCTGGCAGCCAAGGAACAACGCGGCAAGTTCGCGGAAGATCCGCGGCACGAAACGGCCAAAAAGGTTGACTTCAAACCTTCCGACAAGACCTATCGCTGGAAGATGGTGATGCCTTGGACCAAGGGCCTCTTGTTCTACGACATCGCCCAACATTTTGCCGACAGTGTCCGTTTGGCGTCGGCAGGGCGTTTGGATATCAAGGTTTTTTCCGCCGACGAATTGGTCCCGGCTATGCAAACCTTTGATGCCGTGGCTCAAGGCACCGCCGAAGTAGGCCATGACTGGCCCGGTTACTGGAAGGGCAAAAACGAAGCCTTTGTCGCCTTCGCCTCCGTGCCTTTTGGGCTGGATGCGGAAGGCTACAACATCTGGCTCTATGAAAAGGGCGGCTTGGAAATGATGCAGGAACTTTACGGCCGTTTCGGACTGCATGCGCTGCCCTGCGGGCAAGTGGGTCAGGAAATGGGCCTATTCTCCAACAAGCGCGCCACGAAAATGGAGGATTTCAAGGGACTGCGCGTGCGAACACCCGGCTGGTATATGGACATTATGAATATGCTGGGGGCTTCCGTGAGCCCGCTTCCCGGAGGGGAAGTGTACCTGGCTTTGGAGCGTGGAGTCATCGATGCC
It encodes the following:
- a CDS encoding FAD-linked oxidase C-terminal domain-containing protein, translated to MTATHFLKALEEVVGKDNVFTDEADRAVYAYDAAVLDPVMPAAVVRPSTPEALGRVVGLCNENAVPITVRGAGTNLSGGTIPKAHGVVVLTNALNRILEINVEDLYAVVEPGVITAKFAAAVEARGLFYPPDPGSQAVSTLGGNVAENAGGLRGLKYGVTRDYVMGLEFFDVNGDVVKTGSRTVKCVTGYNLASLLVGSEGTLGVIYKIILKLIPQPQHRKSMMAVFDHVLGASQTVAAIIAEKIVPATLEFLDNFTIRAVESFSRAGLPTEAAALLLIEVDGHPAQVEEDAAKVEAICRKLGAQRLRVAETAQERDKVWEARRAALSALAKLKPTVVLEDATVPRSRIPEMVQAVQEIAAKYHLTIGTFGHAGDGNLHPTILTDRRNSEEWHRVEKAVEEIFDRALALGGTLSGEHGIGLAKAPFMEKETTRATLEYSRRIKRALDPKNILNPGKVIGEA
- the dctP gene encoding TRAP transporter substrate-binding protein DctP is translated as MKRWASVTMVCVLAVFLALGTALAAKEQRGKFAEDPRHETAKKVDFKPSDKTYRWKMVMPWTKGLLFYDIAQHFADSVRLASAGRLDIKVFSADELVPAMQTFDAVAQGTAEVGHDWPGYWKGKNEAFVAFASVPFGLDAEGYNIWLYEKGGLEMMQELYGRFGLHALPCGQVGQEMGLFSNKRATKMEDFKGLRVRTPGWYMDIMNMLGASVSPLPGGEVYLALERGVIDAAEFSSPAINYPMGFDEVTKYSIQPGVHQPGCQCAVFFNKKAWDELPPDLKWIVQIAAMETQLWSYNWVNALNAKAIQEFKKRIEFVRMDTDALIQFRKTTKQYLDSLKEKYPDVKKVLDSQEAFLEEYAVWRDARSGVAPWPYEIYISGRVTE